A window of candidate division KSB1 bacterium contains these coding sequences:
- a CDS encoding cytochrome c-type biogenesis protein CcmH has translation MWLRANRPLLLLYCAVVAVMLAGSQGNAAPALPAGDSLRTVADAEVRQIAGKLMAPCCWSQTADVHQSEAADQIQAQIRMALQRGQTEQQIIAGFVAVYGERILATPAATGFNLMVWILPIIALPLGGWILWRYLRHVQPLAATPPAAKAAPVDDSYEARFERELAEFNR, from the coding sequence ATGTGGCTGAGAGCAAATCGTCCGCTGCTTTTACTGTATTGCGCTGTCGTTGCTGTGATGCTGGCAGGTTCGCAGGGGAACGCCGCACCGGCGCTGCCGGCCGGTGATTCGCTGCGCACGGTTGCTGACGCGGAGGTCAGGCAAATCGCCGGCAAACTCATGGCACCATGCTGCTGGTCGCAAACCGCGGATGTGCATCAATCAGAAGCGGCTGATCAGATTCAGGCGCAAATCCGCATGGCGCTGCAGCGCGGCCAGACAGAACAGCAAATCATCGCGGGATTCGTGGCCGTCTATGGCGAGCGCATTCTGGCCACGCCCGCAGCCACCGGCTTCAACCTGATGGTTTGGATTTTGCCGATTATCGCCCTGCCGCTGGGTGGCTGGATTCTGTGGCGTTATCTGCGCCACGTGCAGCCTCTCGCGGCCACGCCACCGGCAGCCAAGGCCGCACCAGTTGATGACAGCTATGAAGCGAGATTCGAGCGTGAGTTGGCGGAATTCAACCGGTGA
- a CDS encoding formate--tetrahydrofolate ligase → MLSNIEIAQRATLNPIRNIMEQLGISDDDFEFYGKYTGKIRLETLQKFSSRPDGKLILVTAMTPTRHGEGKTLTTVGLGQALARLGKKGIICLREPSLGPVFGIKGGATGGGYSQVIPMELINLHFNGDIHAVTAAHNLLAAMLDNHLHKGNALGIDVTNIVWPRALDMNDRALRHIVAGLGGRVNGIPRESGFVITAASEVMAILALAGSRPDLKIRLGEIVVGYNLKGEIVRARELQAEKAMAVILNDAIMPNLVQTIEHTPALVHAGPFANIAHGTNSVIADRIALKLADYVVTECGFGADLGGEKFFDIVCRQSSLWPSAVVIVATCRAIKLHGGVPDKGEELCRENPAAFQQGLANLEVHIRNLRKFGVPVIVAINKFPHDTPAEINAIFDLCQRLETECATHEAFLKGGEGVMALAERVVAQAEAGRPLQPRFLYHLDQPVAEKVRRIAMEMYGAEGVYFEKKAQKKIEIFEAHGYGRLPICMAKTQASLSDNPRALGVPRGWTLTVTDAQLSAGAGFLVMICGDMMLMPGLPPVPAAMNMDVDEHGTISGLF, encoded by the coding sequence ATGCTCTCCAACATTGAGATCGCGCAGCGTGCCACGTTGAATCCCATTCGCAACATCATGGAGCAACTCGGCATTTCCGACGATGATTTTGAATTCTATGGCAAGTACACCGGCAAGATTCGTCTGGAAACCCTGCAAAAGTTTTCCAGCCGTCCGGACGGCAAGCTGATTCTGGTGACGGCGATGACGCCCACCCGTCACGGCGAGGGCAAGACCCTCACCACGGTGGGCCTGGGCCAGGCACTGGCGCGTCTCGGTAAAAAAGGCATCATTTGCCTGCGCGAACCTTCCCTTGGGCCGGTGTTTGGCATCAAGGGCGGAGCCACCGGCGGCGGTTATTCGCAGGTGATCCCGATGGAGCTGATCAACCTGCATTTCAACGGTGACATCCACGCGGTCACCGCCGCCCACAATCTGCTGGCGGCGATGCTGGACAATCACCTGCACAAGGGCAACGCGTTGGGCATCGATGTCACCAACATCGTGTGGCCCCGCGCGCTGGACATGAACGATCGCGCGCTGCGCCACATCGTGGCGGGACTGGGCGGCCGTGTCAACGGCATTCCGCGGGAATCGGGTTTCGTCATCACCGCGGCCTCGGAAGTGATGGCGATTCTCGCGCTCGCCGGCTCCCGCCCGGATTTGAAGATACGTTTGGGTGAAATCGTGGTGGGTTACAACCTGAAGGGCGAGATCGTGCGCGCCCGCGAGTTGCAGGCGGAAAAAGCCATGGCTGTCATCCTCAACGATGCCATCATGCCCAATCTGGTGCAGACCATCGAGCACACGCCGGCGCTGGTGCACGCCGGGCCGTTTGCCAACATCGCGCACGGCACCAACAGCGTGATCGCCGACCGGATCGCCCTCAAGCTGGCGGATTACGTGGTGACGGAATGCGGTTTCGGTGCGGATTTGGGTGGCGAGAAGTTTTTCGACATCGTCTGCCGGCAATCCAGCCTGTGGCCCTCGGCGGTGGTCATTGTCGCCACCTGCCGCGCCATCAAACTGCACGGCGGCGTGCCCGACAAGGGGGAGGAATTGTGCCGGGAGAACCCCGCGGCGTTTCAGCAGGGTCTGGCCAATCTCGAAGTGCACATTCGCAACCTGCGCAAGTTTGGCGTGCCGGTGATCGTTGCGATCAACAAATTCCCCCACGACACGCCGGCGGAGATCAACGCCATTTTCGATCTCTGCCAGCGCCTGGAAACCGAATGCGCGACCCACGAGGCTTTTCTGAAGGGCGGGGAGGGCGTGATGGCGCTGGCCGAGCGGGTGGTGGCGCAGGCGGAGGCCGGTCGTCCTCTCCAGCCGCGCTTTCTCTACCACCTCGACCAGCCGGTGGCAGAGAAAGTGCGCCGGATCGCGATGGAGATGTACGGAGCGGAGGGCGTCTACTTTGAAAAGAAGGCGCAGAAGAAGATTGAAATCTTCGAGGCACACGGCTACGGCAGGCTGCCCATTTGCATGGCCAAAACCCAGGCCTCGCTCTCCGACAATCCCCGTGCGCTGGGCGTGCCGCGCGGCTGGACACTCACCGTCACCGATGCCCAGCTTTCGGCGGGCGCCGGCTTTTTGGTGATGATTTGCGGCGACATGATGCTCATGCCCGGCCTGCCGCCGGTGCCCGCCGCCATGAACATGGATGTCGACGAGCACGGCACCATCAGCGGCTTGTTTTGA
- a CDS encoding 4-hydroxybutyrate CoA-transferase, with protein MEDYRSKLTTAEQAVALIKSGDKIFTSGNAAAPYVLVQALSRRKDELYNVDVFTLLMLGEDPLSRPEMQGHFRRKSLFVGPADREAVNEGRADYYPIFLYEIPDLFRRQIKLDVAIIHTSLPDEHGFVSLGVETIATKAAAESAKMVIAQVNEKMPRVLGDCFLHVSRLSKIVEVSEPLPTLKPKPFTEVEMRIAQHITTLIDDRATLQLGIGGIPDAVLSLLQGKKDLGIHTEMVSDGVMQAIEDGIVTNAYKSLHPGKVIATFLLGSERLYDYSHNNPVFELHQVDYTNDPFVVARNDNMVAINSALEVDLTGQVCSDSIGYTIYSGFGGQVDFTRGAARSRGGKPIIALSSTAKNGQISRIVPHLKEGAGVVTSRGDVHYVVTEHGIAYLHGRSIRERVRAMIEIAHPKFRDELESFARMRKYI; from the coding sequence ATGGAAGACTATCGCAGCAAGCTCACGACAGCCGAGCAGGCGGTTGCTCTCATAAAAAGCGGCGACAAGATCTTCACCTCGGGCAACGCGGCCGCGCCCTATGTTTTGGTGCAGGCGCTTTCCCGGCGCAAGGATGAGTTGTACAACGTCGACGTTTTTACTTTGCTGATGCTGGGGGAGGACCCCCTGAGCCGGCCGGAGATGCAGGGTCATTTCCGGCGCAAATCCCTGTTCGTCGGGCCGGCGGACCGCGAGGCGGTCAACGAGGGCCGCGCCGATTATTACCCCATTTTCCTCTACGAAATCCCCGATTTGTTTCGCAGACAGATCAAGCTGGACGTCGCCATCATTCACACCTCACTGCCGGATGAGCACGGTTTTGTCTCGCTGGGCGTGGAGACCATCGCCACGAAAGCGGCGGCGGAATCGGCCAAAATGGTGATCGCGCAGGTGAATGAAAAGATGCCGCGTGTGCTGGGCGATTGCTTCCTGCACGTTTCCCGCCTGAGCAAAATTGTCGAAGTTTCCGAGCCGCTGCCCACGCTCAAGCCCAAACCCTTCACCGAAGTCGAGATGCGCATCGCGCAGCACATCACCACCCTGATCGATGATCGTGCCACGCTGCAGCTCGGCATCGGCGGCATCCCGGATGCCGTGCTCTCGCTGTTGCAGGGCAAGAAGGATCTCGGCATTCACACCGAAATGGTGTCCGATGGCGTGATGCAGGCGATTGAAGACGGCATCGTGACCAATGCCTACAAGAGCCTGCATCCCGGCAAGGTGATCGCCACCTTCCTGCTGGGCAGCGAGCGGCTTTATGACTACAGTCACAACAACCCGGTCTTCGAGCTGCACCAGGTGGACTACACCAACGACCCGTTCGTGGTGGCGCGCAACGACAACATGGTCGCGATCAACTCCGCACTGGAAGTGGATCTCACCGGCCAGGTATGCTCCGACAGCATCGGCTACACCATCTATTCCGGTTTCGGCGGCCAGGTCGATTTCACCCGCGGTGCCGCACGCTCCCGGGGCGGCAAGCCGATCATCGCGCTGTCCTCGACCGCCAAAAACGGACAGATCTCCCGCATCGTCCCGCATCTCAAGGAGGGGGCCGGCGTGGTGACCAGCCGCGGTGACGTGCACTACGTGGTCACGGAACACGGCATCGCCTATCTGCACGGCCGCAGCATCCGCGAGCGTGTGCGCGCCATGATCGAGATTGCACACCCGAAGTTTCGCGACGAGCTGGAGAGCTTTGCCAGGATGAGAAAGTACATTTGA
- a CDS encoding GNAT family N-acetyltransferase, translating into MSHDSPDPREPFHLEIASEVHLPYAEQISHMLEESARARGIGIAKRPPEYLAQKLREGKAVLAFHSSGKLIGFSYIETWTHGKYVANSGLIVDPEYRNSGLGRRIKHAIFELSRKRYPNAKIFSITTSHAVMKMNTELGFKPVPFSELTTDREFWEGCQTCRNYDILTRNNRKYCLCTGLLFDPQESRLAGIRKRENRVVVLAFSGGLDTCYCAKYLSAELGLEVHSVVVNTGGFSAAELAEIASMARRLGVKQHVVLDETQNYYQKCIKYLIFGNVLRNNTYPLSASAERVFQATALAQYARAVKAGSVAHGSTGLDNDQVRFDIAFGTLLPEAAILAPIRDQHVSRNAEIEYLKKHQPDFDWARLQYSVNKGLWGTTISGPEIYTSSEWLPEEAFPTRFTNPTPQTLELHFQQGELAGINDCRYDDPVQAIQQLEKIAGPYAIGRDIYVDDSAIGIKDRLGFEAAAPLVIIKAHHALERHVLTKWQLYWKDQLAGWYGTMLHEGHFLDPVMRNIERFLADSQQNVSGTVSVFLAPYRFQILGISSAHDLLSPEYSAYNEAHHFWTGEDARGFAKMLANPYTTYYKVNRKNGQG; encoded by the coding sequence ATGTCTCATGATTCCCCTGATCCCCGGGAGCCTTTTCACCTTGAAATCGCCAGTGAAGTCCACCTGCCCTATGCCGAACAAATCAGTCACATGCTGGAGGAGAGTGCGCGGGCGCGCGGCATCGGCATCGCCAAGCGGCCGCCGGAATACCTGGCGCAAAAGCTGCGCGAGGGCAAGGCCGTGCTCGCCTTTCACTCCAGTGGCAAGCTGATCGGCTTCAGCTACATCGAAACGTGGACGCACGGCAAGTATGTCGCCAACTCCGGCTTGATCGTCGATCCGGAGTACCGCAACTCGGGCCTGGGCCGGCGCATCAAACACGCCATCTTCGAACTGTCGCGCAAACGTTATCCCAATGCCAAAATCTTCTCCATCACCACCAGCCACGCGGTGATGAAGATGAACACCGAGCTGGGCTTCAAGCCGGTGCCGTTTTCCGAATTGACCACCGACCGCGAGTTTTGGGAGGGCTGCCAAACCTGCCGCAACTACGACATCCTCACCCGCAACAATCGCAAGTACTGCCTGTGCACCGGCCTGCTCTTCGACCCGCAGGAGAGCCGTCTGGCGGGCATCAGAAAGCGGGAAAACCGCGTGGTGGTGCTCGCCTTCAGCGGCGGTCTGGACACCTGCTATTGCGCCAAATACTTGTCGGCGGAACTCGGCCTGGAGGTGCATTCCGTGGTGGTCAACACCGGCGGCTTTTCCGCCGCCGAGCTGGCGGAGATCGCAAGCATGGCACGGCGGCTGGGCGTCAAGCAGCATGTCGTGCTGGATGAAACGCAGAACTACTACCAGAAATGCATCAAGTATCTCATCTTCGGCAATGTGCTGCGGAACAACACCTATCCGCTTTCGGCCAGCGCCGAGCGCGTGTTTCAGGCCACCGCGCTGGCGCAATATGCCCGCGCCGTCAAGGCCGGCAGCGTGGCGCACGGCAGCACCGGCCTGGATAACGATCAGGTGCGCTTCGACATCGCGTTCGGCACACTCCTGCCCGAGGCCGCCATTCTGGCGCCCATTCGCGATCAGCACGTGTCACGCAATGCCGAGATCGAGTATTTGAAAAAACACCAGCCCGATTTTGACTGGGCGCGGTTGCAATACTCGGTCAACAAGGGGCTGTGGGGCACCACCATCAGCGGGCCGGAAATTTACACCTCCTCCGAGTGGCTGCCGGAAGAGGCCTTCCCCACGCGGTTCACCAACCCCACGCCGCAAACCCTCGAACTGCATTTTCAGCAGGGCGAACTGGCCGGCATCAACGACTGCCGGTATGACGATCCCGTGCAGGCCATTCAGCAACTCGAAAAAATCGCCGGACCCTATGCCATTGGCCGCGACATTTACGTGGATGACTCGGCCATCGGCATCAAAGACCGCCTGGGATTCGAAGCCGCCGCGCCGCTGGTGATCATCAAGGCGCATCATGCCCTGGAGCGACACGTGCTCACCAAGTGGCAGCTTTACTGGAAAGACCAGTTGGCCGGGTGGTATGGCACCATGCTGCATGAAGGCCATTTCCTCGATCCGGTGATGCGCAACATCGAGCGCTTTCTGGCCGATTCGCAACAAAACGTCAGCGGCACGGTTTCCGTGTTTTTGGCACCCTATCGTTTTCAGATTCTCGGCATCAGCTCGGCGCATGATCTGCTTTCGCCGGAATACTCGGCCTACAACGAAGCGCATCATTTCTGGACCGGCGAAGATGCCCGGGGCTTCGCCAAAATGCTGGCCAATCCCTACACCACATATTACAAGGTGAACCGCAAGAATGGGCAAGGTTAA
- a CDS encoding 2-oxoacid:ferredoxin oxidoreductase subunit beta, translating to MGNYTATDYRSDVKPVWCPGCGDFGVLNAVYQALARLQLPLEEVAIISGIGCSSRLPGYVKTYGFNSIHGRVLPVAQGVKLARPATTVIAVGGDGDGLSIGGGHLPHIARRNVDLTYIMMDNGIYGMTKGQTSPTTGFDQETKSMPYGIIEAPLNPVKLALSYEATFIARGFSANVEQCVDLIVRGIQHPGFAFIQLLSPCVTFVGREQFDIIRELAVDLPADYDPGSLDQAWQVSNETGKISLGVIYQKQLPTYEQRLQELVQRAQQGGRVAFADLLRQYHVSEPESAQD from the coding sequence ATGGGAAACTACACTGCAACAGACTATCGCAGCGATGTAAAGCCGGTCTGGTGTCCGGGCTGTGGCGATTTTGGCGTATTGAACGCCGTCTATCAAGCGCTGGCGCGGTTGCAATTGCCCCTGGAAGAAGTCGCCATTATCTCCGGCATTGGCTGCTCCAGCCGGCTGCCGGGATATGTCAAGACCTACGGCTTCAACAGCATTCACGGCCGGGTGCTGCCGGTGGCGCAAGGTGTGAAGCTGGCGCGGCCTGCCACCACCGTGATCGCGGTGGGCGGCGACGGCGACGGCCTGAGCATCGGCGGCGGACATCTGCCACACATTGCGCGCCGCAATGTCGACCTCACCTACATCATGATGGACAACGGCATCTATGGCATGACCAAAGGGCAGACTTCGCCCACCACCGGCTTTGATCAGGAAACCAAATCCATGCCCTACGGCATCATCGAAGCGCCGCTCAATCCCGTCAAGCTCGCGCTCAGTTATGAAGCCACCTTCATTGCCCGCGGCTTTTCCGCCAATGTCGAGCAATGCGTCGATCTCATTGTGCGCGGCATCCAGCATCCCGGCTTTGCCTTCATTCAGTTGCTCAGTCCGTGCGTCACGTTCGTCGGCCGCGAGCAATTCGACATCATTCGCGAACTGGCGGTGGACCTGCCCGCGGATTACGATCCCGGCTCGCTCGATCAGGCCTGGCAGGTGAGCAATGAGACGGGCAAAATTTCGCTGGGGGTGATCTATCAAAAGCAATTACCCACGTATGAGCAGCGCCTGCAGGAGCTGGTGCAGCGGGCGCAGCAGGGCGGCCGCGTCGCGTTTGCTGATCTGCTGCGGCAGTATCACGTTTCCGAACCGGAGTCGGCGCAGGATTGA
- a CDS encoding 2-oxoacid:acceptor oxidoreductase subunit alpha — MHEEDSTFAIVGSGGEGVVSAGEILIHATARDGLYSMMVKSYGPQIRGGESLAQIRLRKTPVLCQGDALDAMVVLSWSNFHRFAGEVRLGARGIIMHDSEDAPPPNLKVPDKVRFVAVPFAATSKQITGGAQAKNLVALGFLAGWFDLPQHGFAEAIRTRFAKKGGAVQQSNFSAFQAGVMLAQAETTRRRYNWTVSNHEAKLVLTGNDAVALGSLFAGVKFFAGYPITPASEIMEWMARELPRFDRVFVQTEDEIAAVTMAIGASFAGVKAMTATSGPGLSLMTEAIGLAAMAELPLVVVDVQRAGPSTGIPTKTTQADLYHAVFGGHGNLPRVVLAPTDAADAITLAVHAFYLAEKYQLPVLLLTDQFLGQRLEVIPQVDFAALQPKVITRTLPTAEELQHYQRFKFTDSGVSPISAPGIKNGMYTAAGIEHDETGRPTSNAELDEKMTRKRALKSETIRKQEPGLLWRCGDQDPEIGILAWGSTKGVVQEAVARLQREGRKVAAMVLRQLAPLPVTPLQDFLTPLEGLLIVEMADRQFYNYLKSQLNLPHNTRVHQHLGATLFTVQEIIEAIKEVDALWETTLQQTIAAM; from the coding sequence ATGCACGAGGAAGATTCGACCTTCGCAATCGTCGGCAGCGGCGGTGAGGGTGTGGTGAGCGCCGGCGAGATACTCATTCATGCCACGGCGCGGGACGGTCTGTACAGCATGATGGTCAAAAGCTATGGACCGCAAATTCGCGGCGGCGAAAGCCTGGCGCAAATCCGTTTGCGAAAGACGCCGGTGCTCTGCCAGGGTGATGCCCTGGATGCGATGGTGGTGTTGAGCTGGAGCAATTTTCATCGTTTTGCCGGCGAGGTGAGGCTGGGTGCACGCGGGATCATTATGCATGACAGCGAGGACGCGCCTCCGCCGAATCTGAAAGTGCCGGACAAAGTGCGCTTTGTGGCCGTGCCGTTTGCCGCCACGTCCAAGCAGATCACCGGTGGGGCGCAGGCGAAGAACCTCGTGGCGTTGGGTTTTCTCGCCGGCTGGTTTGATTTGCCGCAGCATGGCTTCGCGGAGGCGATACGGACACGTTTTGCCAAAAAAGGCGGGGCGGTGCAGCAGAGCAATTTCTCGGCCTTTCAGGCCGGTGTGATGCTGGCACAGGCGGAGACCACCCGGCGGCGTTATAACTGGACCGTCAGCAACCACGAAGCCAAACTCGTACTCACCGGCAACGATGCCGTGGCCCTGGGTTCGCTGTTTGCCGGCGTCAAGTTTTTCGCCGGCTATCCCATCACCCCGGCCAGCGAGATCATGGAATGGATGGCGCGCGAGCTGCCGCGCTTTGACCGGGTTTTCGTTCAAACGGAAGACGAGATCGCGGCAGTTACCATGGCGATCGGCGCCTCTTTCGCGGGCGTCAAAGCCATGACGGCCACCTCCGGCCCGGGCCTGTCTCTCATGACGGAAGCCATCGGTCTGGCAGCAATGGCGGAGCTGCCGCTGGTGGTGGTGGATGTGCAGCGCGCCGGCCCGAGCACCGGCATTCCCACCAAAACCACCCAGGCAGATTTGTACCACGCGGTTTTCGGCGGCCATGGCAATCTGCCGCGCGTGGTGCTGGCACCCACCGACGCCGCCGATGCCATCACCCTCGCGGTGCACGCCTTCTATCTCGCCGAGAAATATCAACTGCCGGTGTTGCTGCTCACCGACCAATTCCTGGGGCAGCGCCTGGAAGTCATCCCGCAGGTCGATTTCGCCGCGCTTCAACCCAAGGTCATCACCCGAACTTTGCCGACCGCAGAGGAGCTGCAGCATTATCAACGCTTCAAATTCACGGACTCCGGGGTGTCACCGATCTCTGCACCCGGCATCAAAAACGGCATGTACACCGCTGCCGGTATCGAACACGATGAGACCGGCCGTCCCACCTCCAATGCCGAGCTGGATGAGAAGATGACGCGCAAACGCGCGTTGAAGAGCGAGACCATCCGCAAACAGGAGCCTGGCCTGTTGTGGCGCTGCGGCGATCAGGATCCCGAGATTGGCATTCTGGCCTGGGGATCGACCAAAGGCGTGGTGCAGGAAGCGGTGGCGCGGCTGCAACGGGAGGGCCGAAAGGTCGCCGCGATGGTTTTGCGCCAACTCGCGCCCCTGCCGGTGACGCCATTGCAGGACTTCCTGACCCCGCTGGAGGGGCTGCTGATCGTGGAGATGGCGGACCGCCAGTTTTACAACTATCTGAAGAGTCAACTCAACCTGCCGCACAACACGCGCGTGCACCAGCATCTGGGCGCGACGCTTTTTACCGTGCAGGAAATCATCGAGGCCATCAAAGAGGTCGATGCCCTATGGGAAACTACACTGCAACAGACTATCGCAGCGATGTAA